One Balaenoptera musculus isolate JJ_BM4_2016_0621 chromosome 13, mBalMus1.pri.v3, whole genome shotgun sequence genomic region harbors:
- the DGUOK gene encoding deoxyguanosine kinase, mitochondrial isoform X7 translates to MMYQEPARWCYTFQTFSFMSRLKVQLEPFPEKLLEAKKAVQIFERSVYSDRYIFAKTLFENGSLSDIEWHIYQDWHYFLLQEFASRLRLHGFIYLQAAPQVCLKRLHLRAREEEKGIELAYLEQLHAQHEAWLVRKTTPLHSEALLNIPVLVLDVNDDFSEEVTKQEELMKRVNTFVKNL, encoded by the exons ATGATGTACCAGGAGCCAGCACGATGGTGCTACACATTCCAGACGTTTTCTTTTATGAGCCGCCTGAAAGTACAGTTGGAGCCCTTCCCTGAGAAACTCTTAGAGGCCAAGAAGGCAGTACAGATCTTTGAGAGGTCTGTATACAGCGACAG GTATATCTTTGCAAAGACTCTTTTTGAAAATGGTTCCCTCAGTGACATCGAATGGCATATCTATCAGGACTGGCATTATTTTCTCCTGCAGGAGTTTGCCAGCCGGCTCAGATTACATGGCTTCATCTACCTCCAGGCTGCTCCCCAG GTTTGTTTGAAGAGACTACACCTGAGGgccagggaagaggagaaaggaattgAGTTGGCGTATCTTGAGCAGCTTCATGCTCAGCATGAAGCCTGGCTTGTCCGCAAAACAACCCC GCTCCACTCTGAGGCCCTGCTGAACATTCCAGTGCTGGTGTTGGATGTCAATGACGATTTTTCTGAAGAAGTAACCAAACAAGAAGAGCTCATGAAGAGG GTAAACACCTTTGTAAAGAATCTATAA